One genomic segment of Sebastes fasciatus isolate fSebFas1 chromosome 17, fSebFas1.pri, whole genome shotgun sequence includes these proteins:
- the LOC141754477 gene encoding sodium-dependent neutral amino acid transporter B(0)AT3-like, with protein MSNTKDTGVAERPKWDNKVQYLLTCIGFAVGLGNVWRFPYLCQIYGGGAFLIPYLIALVFEGLPLLYLELAIGQRLRMGSVGVWNSISPILGGLGIASMIVSFLVGIFYNTIMAWVLWYFFHSFQNPLPWSQCPLNSTDNTEYNVECVKSTPSNYFWYRETLNITPDIETSGSLQWSMVICQASAWCVIFICFIRGIESMGKAVYVTATFPYLVLIIFLIRGLTLPGATDGLLYLFTPDWEILKNPQVWLDAATQIFFSLSVASGGLIAFSSYNAERNNCERDAILIGIINSATSLFASIPIFSILGSKATTAFNACVNENILDLTNHFELSDQNITVENFDHWYEYLNRVHPDQVASLNLRHCDLQDFLDQSASGTGLAFIVFAEAVLEMPGSQVWAILFFVMLFSLGLSSMFGNIEGVLTPLNDLKLLPKWIPNELVTAAICFIAFLTALIFTLGSGNYWVEVFNSYLGSVPLLIIAFFEIVGVVYVRGMKTFSDDIYFMTGKRPNIFWKACWMVISPLLLLGVLVAYVVLQAQKHPTYPAWNPAYELFPKTEVKPYPDWVFGIIILLCVVPVISIPLVAFYQLICCGVKKSSRGADLNPYCNDGFEVETQEQRTQKA; from the exons ATGAGCAACACAAAAGACACTGGAGTGGCGGAGAGACCCAAATGGGACAACAAGGTCCAGTACCTGTTGACATGTATTGGCTTTGCAGTGGGACTTGGAAACGTCTGGCGTTTTCCCTACCTGTGCCAAATCTATGGAGGAG GTGCATTCCTCATCCCTTACCTAATAGCGCTGGTGTTCGAGGGCCTCCCCCTGCTCTACCTGGAGCTGGCTATAGGCCAGAGGCTCCGCATGGGCAGCGTCGGCGTCTGGAACTCCATCTCTCCGATACTGGGTGGACTCG GAATTGCCTCCATGATTGTGTCATTCCTGGTGggcattttctacaacaccaTCATGGCCTGGGTGCTCTGGTATTTCTTTCACTCTTTCCAAAACCCTCTGCCGTGGAGCCAGTGTCCCCTCAATAGCACTGATAACACAG aatataacgTGGAGTGTGTGAAGAGCACTCCATCGAACTACTTCTGGTACCGTGAGACCCTGAACATCACACCTGACATCGAGACCAGCGGCTCCCTGCAATGGTCGATGGTCATCTGTCAGGCCAGCGCCTGGTGTGTGATCTTCATCTGCTTCATCAGAGGCATCGAGTCAATGGGGAAG GCTGTGTATGTGACGGCTACGTTCCCTTACCTGGTGCTGATTATTTTCCTGATCCGTGGCCTCACTCTGCCTGGAGCAACTGACGGACTGCTGTACCTCTTCACTCCTGAT TGGGAGATATTGAAGAACCCTCAGGTGTGGCTGGACGCTGCCACCCAgatcttcttctccctctcggTCGCCTCTGGAGGTCTCATAGCTTTCTCCAGCTATAATGCAGAGAG AAACAACTGCGAGAGGGACGCTATTCTAATAGGAATAATAAATAGTGCCACATCTCTCTTCGCCTCCATTCCCATCTTCTCCATCCTGGGATCTAAAGCTACCACTGCCTTCAACGCTTGTGTAAATGA AAACATCTTGGATCTGACCAATCACTTTGAGCTTTCAGACCAGAACATAACAGTGGAAAACTTTGATCACTGGTATGAGTATCTAAATCGTGTACATCCAGATCAGGTGGCCAGTTTGAACCTGAGGCACTGTGACCTGCAAGATTTCCTTGACCAG AGTGCATCGGGTACCGGCCTGGCATTTATTGTGTTCGCCGAAGCAGTGCTAGAGATGCCAGGCTCCCAGGTATGGGCCATACTGTTCTTCGTCATGCTCTTCAGCTTgggtctctcctccatgtttgGCAACATAGAGGGAGTCCTAACGCCCCTCAACGACCTCAAGCTATTGCCCAAGTGGATTCCTAATGAACTCGTAACAG CCGCCATCTGCTTCATAGCCTTCTTGACGGCTCTCATCTTCACCCTGGGTTCGGGGAACTACTGGGTAGAGGTCTTTAACAGCTACTTGGGATCCGTACCTCTGCTCATCATTGCATTCTTTGAAATCGTTGGAGTCGTTTATGTCCGTGGAATGAAAAC ATTCAGTGACGACATCTACTTCATGACCGGGAAGAGGCCGAACATCTTTTGGAAGGCATGCTGGATGGTGATCAGTCCCTTATTGCTCCTCGGGGTGTTGGTTGCCTACGTGGTCCTCCAGGCACAGAAACATCCCACTTATCCCGCATGGAATCCGGCCTAT GAACTGTTCCCAAAAACTGAAGTGAAGCCCTATCCAGACTGGGTGTTTGGCATAATCATCCTCCTCTGTGTAGTACCTGTGATTTCCATCCCTCTGGTGGCTTTCTACCAACTGATCTGCTGTGGAGTCAAGAAGTCCTCCCGTGGCGCTGACCTAAATCCCTACTGCAACGACGGCTTTGAGGTTGAAACACAGGAACAGAGGACCCAGAAAGCTTAA
- the LOC141754480 gene encoding sodium-dependent neutral amino acid transporter B(0)AT1-like, whose translation MRLVLPNPGLEDRIPSYEDLDRMEKEEADGRPKWDNKAQYILTCVGFCIGIGNVWRFPYLCQTHGGGAFLIPYLILLVLEGMPLLLLEFAIGQRLRKGSVGVWRAIHPYLTGIGIASMLVSLLIGLYYNTLIAWILWYLFNSFQSPLPWTQCPLNENGTEFVSECQQSSTVDYYFYRVTLNSSTSIADSGGLHWPVVLCLLAAWTVMCVCYIRGIGTSGKAVYVTAILPYIVLAIFLIRGLTLKGSLSGLEFLFTPDVEELKNPTTWLDAGAQVFYSFSLAWGGLISFSSYNPVHNNCQQDAMILTAVTGFTAIYAATVTYSIIGFRATEKFDNCISDNIWTLLNAFELPEDNITSSNYDTAFKHLNSTYPDVVLGLDMKKCDMKKLLSEGVEGTGLAFIVFTEAITKMPGSPVWSVLFFVMLLCLGISTLFGNIEGVVVPLKDLNMLPKTWPQEALTGVTCAVAFVICLLFAQNSGIYWVTLFDNFAGSVPLLTIGLFEMIAVVYIYGIDRFNKDLEFMIGHKPNIFWQVTWRFISPLIVLVILVFYMVTQVQKELTYLVWDSNSEEFPALTSVPYPSWINALIFLLAGVPSLAVPVYALCRLVYVCCKKK comes from the exons ATGAGACTGGTACTTCCTAACCCAGGACTGGAGGACAGGATCCCTTCCTATGAGGATCTGGACAGGATGGAGAAGGAAGAGGCCGATGGCAGGCCCAAGTGGGACAACAAAGCCCAGTACATCCTGACCTGTGTGGGCTTCTGTATTGGGATTGGCAATGTGTGGCGATTCCCTTACTTGTGTCAAACTCATGGAGGAG GTGCTTTTTTAATTCCCTACCTGATCCTGCTGGTGCTGGAAGGAATGCCTCTCCTGTTGCTGGAGTTTGCCATCGGCCAGCGTCTCAGGAAAGGTAGCGTGGGAGTGTGGAGAGCCATCCACCCTTATCTGACTGGTATTG GTATCGCCTCCATGCTGGTGTCCTTACTGATTGGACTGTACTACAACACCTTAATAGCCTGGATCTTGTGGTATCTCTTCAATTCCTTTCAAAGCCCGCTGCCTTGGACCCAGTGTCCTCTCAATGAAAATGGGACAG AATTTGTATCCGAGTGTCAACAGAGCTCCACTGTGGATTACTATTTTTACCGAGTGACTCTGAATAGTTCGACCTCTATAGCGGATTCTGGAGGACTCCACTGGCCCGTAGTACTCTGCCTGCTAGCTGCCTGGACAGTCATGTGTGTCTGCTACATTCGGGGCATCGGCACTTCAGGCAAG GCAGTGTACGTCACCGCCATCCTGCCTTACATAGTGCTGGCCATCTTCCTGATCCGAGGACTGACTCTTAAGGGCTCCCTGAGTGGATTAGAGTTCCTCTTCACACCAGAC GTTGAAGAATTGAAGAACCCAACAACGTGGCTGGATGCAGGCGCCCAGGTCTTTTATTCCTTTAGCTTAGCTTGGGGAGGCCTCATCTCCTTCTCAAGCTACAACCCAGTTCA CAACAACTGCCAGCAAGATGCTATGATCCTGACAGCCGTAACTGGCTTCACCGCAATCTACGCCGCCACAGTCACCTACTCCATCATTGGCTTCAGGGCCACCGAGAAATTTGACAACTGTATCAGTGA TAACATTTGGACATTATTAAATGCATTTGAGCTCCCTGAAGACAACATCACCTCAAGCAACTACGACACAGCCTTTAAACATCTCAACAGCACCTATCCTGATGTTGTTCTTGGATTGGACATGAAAAAATGTGATATGAAGAAACTTCTCAGTGAG GGAGTGGAGGGAACCGGTCTGGCCTTCATTGTGTTCACAGAGGCCATCACCAAGATGCCTGGTTCTCCGGTCTGGTCCGTCCTCTTTTTCGTCATGCTTCTCTGCTTGGGAATCTCAACCCTGTTTGGCAACATTGAGGGAGTGGTGGTCCCACTGAAAGACCTGAATATGTTACCTAAAACATGGCCCCAAGAAGCACTGACTG GAGTAACGTGTGCTGTCGCCTTCGTCATCTGTCTCCTGTTTGCGCAAAATTCAGGGATTTATTGGGTAACTCTCTTTGACAACTTTGCTGGATCTGTTCCACTTCTGACCATTGGATTGTTTGAGATGATAGCTGTCGTTTACATCTACGGCATAGACAG GTTCAACAAGGATTTGGAGTTCATGATCGGACATAAGCCCAACATCTTCTGGCAGGTTACATGGAGGTTCATCAGTCCTCTAATCGTTCTGGTTATTCTGGTTTTCTACATGGTGACGCAAGTCCAAAAAGAGCTCACCTACTTAGTTTGGGACTCCAACTCT GAGGAGTTTCCAGCTCTGACGTCAGTACCGTACCCTTCATGGATCAATGCGCTCATCTTTCTTTTGGCGGGAGTCCCCAGTCTGGCGGTGCCTGTGTATGCATTATGTAGGCTGGTCTATGTTTGTtgcaagaaaaaataa